One Thauera sp. K11 DNA window includes the following coding sequences:
- the serC gene encoding 3-phosphoserine/phosphohydroxythreonine transaminase gives MSRVWNFSAGPAVLPEEVLRQAADEMLDWHGSGMSVMEMSHRGKEFISIIEEAEADLRELLAIPSGYRVLFMQGGAIAENAIIPMNLLGTRRAADYVVTGSWSAKSEKEARKYGEVNIAASSQAGGCTTVPAMAGWKLSPDPAYVFTCTNETIGGVEYPFEPDLAQIGRGDVPVVADMSSNILSRVIDVSRYGLIFGGAQKNIGPAGVTLVVVRDDLIGHAMPHCPTAFDFRIVADNHSMYNTPPTYAIYVAGLVFRWLKRQGGVAAIEARNVAKAKLLYDFLDGSGFYENRVDPACRSRMNVPFFLGDEALNDTFLAEAKAAGLLQLKGHKSVGGMRASIYNAMPIEGVQALVDFLRDFAARKG, from the coding sequence ATGAGCCGCGTGTGGAACTTCAGCGCCGGTCCGGCGGTGCTGCCCGAGGAGGTGCTGCGCCAGGCCGCCGACGAGATGCTCGACTGGCACGGTTCGGGCATGAGCGTGATGGAGATGAGCCATCGCGGCAAGGAATTCATCTCCATCATCGAAGAGGCCGAGGCCGACCTGCGCGAACTGCTCGCCATCCCGTCCGGCTACCGCGTGCTGTTCATGCAGGGCGGGGCGATCGCCGAGAACGCGATCATCCCGATGAACCTGCTCGGCACCCGGCGCGCGGCCGACTACGTCGTGACCGGCTCGTGGTCGGCGAAGTCGGAGAAGGAAGCGCGCAAGTACGGCGAGGTCAACATCGCCGCCAGTTCGCAGGCGGGCGGCTGCACCACCGTGCCGGCGATGGCCGGCTGGAAGCTTTCACCCGACCCGGCCTACGTCTTCACCTGCACCAACGAGACCATAGGCGGCGTCGAGTACCCGTTCGAGCCGGACCTGGCGCAGATCGGCCGCGGCGACGTGCCGGTGGTGGCCGACATGTCCTCGAACATCCTGTCGCGCGTCATCGACGTATCGAGGTACGGCCTGATCTTCGGCGGCGCGCAGAAGAACATCGGCCCGGCCGGCGTCACGCTGGTCGTCGTGCGCGACGACCTGATCGGCCATGCGATGCCGCACTGCCCGACCGCCTTCGACTTCAGGATCGTGGCGGACAACCACTCCATGTACAACACGCCGCCCACCTACGCGATCTACGTCGCGGGCCTCGTGTTCCGGTGGCTCAAGCGCCAGGGCGGCGTCGCCGCGATCGAGGCGCGCAACGTCGCCAAGGCGAAGCTGCTCTACGACTTCCTCGACGGCAGCGGCTTCTACGAGAATCGCGTCGACCCGGCGTGCCGCTCGCGCATGAACGTGCCCTTCTTCCTCGGCGACGAGGCGCTGAACGACACCTTCCTGGCCGAGGCGAAGGCGGCGGGGCTGCTGCAGTTGAAAGGGCACAAGTCGGTCGGCGGCATGCGCGCGTCGATCTACAACGCGATGCCGATCGAAGGCGTGCAGGCGCTGGTGGATTTCCTGCGCGACTTCGCGGCGCGAAAGGGCTGA
- the pheA gene encoding prephenate dehydratase yields the protein MSDELLKLRNRIDHLDEEILARLSERARCAQRVGEIKQGNAYYRPEREAQVLRRLADLNPGPLPADSVKKIFREIMSACLGLEHPQKVAYLGPAGTFSESASRKQFGSAPTFVAMTTIEDVFRAVEAGNVNYGVVPVENSTEGAVSVTLDLLLASPVKVCGEINLRIHQQLMSRAEGIGAARRLYSHAQSLAQCHEWLNRNLPHLPRVPVASNAEAARMAAEDPESCAIAGEAAAELYGLNILATNIEDDPNNTTRFLVIADHDAGPSGLDRTSLVFSALNRPGAVHALLEPLARHGVDMTKLQSRPAQSGLWEYVFYADIRGHQRDAPVAAALAELGERAAFLKVLGSYPVAAI from the coding sequence ATGAGCGACGAACTGCTGAAGCTGAGAAACCGGATCGACCACCTCGACGAGGAAATCCTCGCCCGCCTGTCCGAGCGCGCCCGCTGCGCGCAACGGGTGGGCGAGATCAAGCAGGGCAACGCCTACTACCGGCCCGAGCGCGAGGCGCAGGTGCTGCGCCGGCTCGCCGACCTCAACCCGGGCCCGCTGCCCGCCGATTCGGTGAAGAAGATCTTCCGCGAGATCATGTCGGCCTGCCTGGGCCTCGAGCATCCGCAGAAAGTGGCCTACCTCGGTCCGGCCGGCACCTTCTCGGAGAGCGCCAGCCGCAAGCAGTTCGGCTCGGCGCCGACCTTCGTCGCGATGACGACCATCGAGGACGTGTTCCGCGCGGTGGAAGCGGGCAACGTGAACTACGGCGTGGTGCCGGTGGAGAACTCGACCGAGGGCGCGGTCAGCGTCACCCTCGACCTGCTGCTCGCCAGTCCGGTGAAGGTGTGCGGCGAGATCAACCTGCGCATCCACCAGCAACTGATGTCGCGCGCCGAGGGCATCGGCGCCGCCAGGCGCCTGTATTCGCATGCCCAGTCGCTCGCGCAGTGCCACGAATGGCTCAACCGCAACCTGCCGCACCTGCCGCGCGTGCCGGTCGCCAGCAACGCAGAGGCGGCGCGCATGGCCGCCGAGGACCCCGAATCCTGCGCGATCGCCGGCGAGGCTGCGGCCGAACTTTACGGGCTCAACATCCTCGCCACCAACATCGAGGACGACCCGAACAACACCACCCGCTTCCTCGTCATTGCCGACCACGACGCCGGCCCGTCGGGGCTGGACCGGACCTCGCTGGTGTTCTCCGCGCTGAACCGCCCCGGCGCGGTGCATGCGCTGCTCGAACCGCTCGCCCGCCACGGCGTCGACATGACCAAGCTGCAGTCGCGTCCGGCGCAGTCCGGCCTGTGGGAATACGTCTTCTACGCCGACATCAGGGGGCACCAGCGGGACGCGCCGGTGGCGGCGGCGCTCGCGGAACTCGGCGAGCGTGCCGCGTTCCTGAAGGTGCTCGGGTCCTACCCGGTCGCCGCGATCTGA
- the hisC gene encoding histidinol-phosphate transaminase, with translation MSVADQAPSYIRSIMPYQPGKPISELAREMGMPEASIVKLASNENPLGMSAAAREAAGRALAEGARYPDGSAFAFKAALCRKFGVRQEQLVVGNGSNDVLEIAAQAFLAPGLSAVYAQHAFAVYPLATNARGARGIEVPAKNFGHDLDAMAAAIAADTRIVFIANPNNPTGTFVPGTQLEAFLQKVPRDVLVVLDEAYTEYLAEDQRYDAIAWLDRFPNLLVSRTLSKAYGLAGLRVGYAIAHPDVADLMNRVRQPFNVSNIALAAAEAALADDEYLARSADINRRGMAQVTAAFAAMGLEWIPSAGNFVTVKVGDAAAVNQALLRQGVIVRPIGGYGMPHWLRVSIGLPEENARFIEALQQALA, from the coding sequence ATGAGCGTCGCCGATCAGGCCCCGTCCTACATCCGTTCCATCATGCCCTACCAGCCGGGCAAGCCGATTTCCGAGCTGGCACGCGAAATGGGCATGCCCGAGGCGAGCATCGTCAAGCTCGCCTCCAACGAGAATCCGCTCGGCATGAGCGCGGCGGCGCGCGAGGCGGCGGGCCGCGCGCTGGCCGAGGGCGCGCGCTACCCGGACGGCAGCGCATTCGCCTTCAAGGCCGCGCTGTGCCGCAAGTTCGGCGTGCGCCAGGAGCAACTGGTGGTCGGCAACGGCTCGAACGACGTGCTCGAGATCGCCGCGCAGGCTTTCCTCGCGCCGGGGCTGTCCGCGGTGTACGCCCAGCATGCGTTCGCGGTATATCCGCTGGCGACCAATGCCAGGGGCGCGCGCGGCATCGAGGTGCCGGCGAAGAACTTCGGCCACGATCTCGACGCGATGGCGGCGGCGATCGCCGCCGACACCCGCATCGTGTTCATCGCCAATCCCAACAATCCGACCGGCACCTTCGTGCCCGGCACGCAGCTCGAAGCCTTCCTGCAGAAGGTGCCGCGGGACGTTCTGGTGGTGCTGGACGAGGCATACACCGAATACCTGGCCGAGGACCAGCGCTACGACGCCATCGCCTGGCTCGACCGCTTCCCCAACCTGCTGGTGTCGCGCACCCTGTCGAAAGCCTACGGCCTGGCGGGCCTGCGCGTCGGCTATGCGATCGCGCACCCGGACGTCGCCGACCTGATGAACCGCGTGCGCCAGCCCTTCAACGTGTCGAACATCGCGCTGGCCGCTGCCGAGGCGGCGCTGGCGGACGACGAATACCTCGCCCGCAGCGCCGACATCAACCGCCGCGGCATGGCGCAGGTCACCGCGGCCTTCGCCGCGATGGGGCTGGAATGGATACCCTCGGCCGGCAACTTCGTCACCGTCAAGGTGGGCGACGCGGCGGCGGTGAACCAGGCGCTGCTGCGCCAGGGTGTCATCGTGCGTCCGATCGGCGGCTACGGCATGCCGCATTGGCTGCGGGTGTCGATCGGCCTGCCGGAAGAGAACGCGCGCTTCATCGAGGCGTTGCAGCAGGCGCTCGCCTGA
- a CDS encoding prephenate dehydrogenase has product MPLIGKLVVCGVGLIGGSFALALRRAGAVGRVAGIGRSRAPLERALALGVIDEIAAGWADALDGADLVLLAAPVGQMDAIMAAMAPHLRSGTVVTDAGSTKRDVVDAIYRNLDAQLPWVVPAHPIAGAEKSGVEAAFAGLYDKRRVVLTPLPENAPQAVDKVRAAWIACGAAVSATSPQEHDRVFAAVSHLPHLLAFGLVDDLARRPNAELLFSHAAGGFRDFTRIAGSHPEMWRDICLANAGALLAELDQYVAELAQLRALLAAGDGAGLEAVFDNARRARNAWAAGLPIQTAE; this is encoded by the coding sequence ATGCCCCTGATCGGCAAGCTGGTGGTGTGCGGTGTCGGCCTCATCGGAGGTTCGTTCGCGCTTGCGCTCAGGCGCGCGGGCGCGGTCGGCCGGGTGGCCGGCATCGGCCGCAGCCGGGCGCCGCTGGAGCGCGCGCTGGCGCTCGGCGTGATCGACGAGATCGCCGCCGGCTGGGCGGATGCGCTCGACGGCGCCGACCTGGTGCTGCTCGCCGCGCCGGTCGGCCAGATGGACGCCATCATGGCGGCCATGGCGCCGCACCTGCGGTCCGGCACCGTCGTCACCGATGCGGGCAGCACCAAGCGCGACGTGGTCGATGCGATCTACCGGAACCTGGACGCGCAACTGCCCTGGGTGGTGCCGGCGCATCCCATCGCCGGCGCGGAGAAGAGCGGGGTGGAGGCAGCCTTCGCCGGGCTCTACGACAAGCGCCGCGTCGTGCTGACGCCGCTGCCGGAGAACGCGCCCCAGGCGGTGGACAAGGTGCGGGCGGCGTGGATCGCCTGCGGCGCGGCGGTCAGCGCCACGTCGCCGCAGGAGCACGACCGCGTTTTCGCCGCCGTCAGCCATCTGCCGCACCTGCTCGCTTTCGGGCTGGTGGATGACCTGGCGCGGCGGCCGAACGCCGAACTGCTGTTCTCGCACGCCGCCGGGGGTTTTCGCGACTTCACCCGCATCGCCGGCAGCCATCCGGAGATGTGGCGCGACATCTGTCTGGCCAACGCCGGGGCGCTGCTCGCCGAACTCGACCAGTACGTCGCCGAACTCGCCCAGTTGCGGGCACTGCTCGCCGCCGGCGACGGCGCGGGCCTGGAGGCGGTGTTCGACAACGCCCGGCGGGCACGCAACGCCTGGGCCGCGGGCCTGCCGATCCAGACGGCCGAATGA
- a CDS encoding bifunctional 3-phosphoshikimate 1-carboxyvinyltransferase/cytidylate kinase produces MEFLDLPPMLGAAGTVRLPGSKSISNRVLLLAALAEGETDIRDLLSSDDVDRMLDALTALGVSWRREGEGGSYRVVGAGGPFPVKSAELFLGNAGTAFRPLTAALALSGGEYTLSGVPRMHERPIGDLVEALRQLGADITCTANEGFPPLRLKPATIRAGGVVSVRGDVSSQFLTALLMALPLTGVETTVEVVGELISKPYIAITLELMARFGVAVEREGWARFVVPGGVRYRSPGTVYVEGDASSASYFLAAGAIGGGPVRVEGVGRDSIQGDVRFAEALQQLGARIAMGDNWIEAAAPADGRLRAFDLDLNHIPDAAMTLAVAALFADGPCTLRNIASWRVKETDRIAAMATELRKVGAGVEEGPDHLRVSPPARLVPAAIDTYDDHRMAMCFSLVSLGGCRVRINDPKCVNKTFPDYFAAYAGVARPVPVVAIDGPSASGKGTVAERVAAALGWHYLDSGSLYRLVALAAIRAGAPLDDEALLGRIAADLPAGFAGGRAWLAGDDVTDAIRNEACSVGASQVAVLPAVRNALFDRQRDYRCGPGLVAEGRDMGSVIFPDAPVKVFLTASVEARAGRRHKQLMEKGLAANMESLLQDLRERDARDAARAVAPLQKLPDAVLLDTTNMDVDEAVAFVLDLVRGRGLVAG; encoded by the coding sequence ATGGAATTTCTCGATCTGCCGCCGATGCTGGGCGCCGCGGGCACCGTCCGCCTGCCCGGTTCCAAGAGCATCTCGAACCGCGTGCTGCTGCTGGCCGCGCTGGCCGAGGGCGAAACCGACATCCGCGACCTGCTGTCGTCCGACGATGTGGACCGCATGCTCGATGCGCTGACGGCGCTCGGCGTGAGTTGGCGGCGCGAAGGCGAGGGCGGGAGCTACCGCGTCGTCGGTGCCGGCGGCCCGTTCCCGGTGAAGTCGGCCGAACTCTTCCTCGGCAATGCCGGCACCGCGTTCCGGCCGCTCACCGCCGCGCTCGCGCTGTCGGGCGGGGAATACACGCTGTCCGGCGTGCCGCGCATGCACGAACGGCCGATCGGCGATCTGGTGGAGGCGCTGCGCCAGCTCGGCGCCGACATCACCTGCACCGCCAACGAGGGATTCCCGCCGCTGCGCCTGAAGCCGGCGACGATCCGCGCGGGCGGCGTCGTCAGCGTGCGCGGCGACGTGTCGAGCCAGTTCCTCACCGCGCTGCTGATGGCGCTGCCGCTCACCGGCGTGGAGACGACGGTGGAGGTGGTCGGCGAACTGATCTCCAAGCCCTACATCGCGATCACGCTGGAACTGATGGCCCGCTTCGGCGTCGCCGTGGAGCGCGAGGGCTGGGCGCGCTTCGTCGTGCCAGGCGGCGTGCGCTACCGCAGCCCGGGCACGGTGTATGTCGAGGGCGACGCGTCGTCGGCGTCGTATTTCCTCGCCGCCGGCGCGATCGGCGGCGGGCCGGTGCGCGTCGAGGGCGTCGGCCGCGACAGCATCCAGGGCGACGTGCGCTTCGCCGAGGCGCTGCAGCAGCTCGGCGCGCGCATCGCGATGGGCGACAACTGGATCGAGGCGGCCGCCCCGGCGGACGGCCGCCTGCGCGCCTTCGACCTCGACCTCAACCACATCCCGGACGCGGCGATGACGCTGGCGGTGGCGGCGCTCTTCGCCGACGGTCCATGCACGCTGCGCAACATCGCCAGTTGGCGGGTGAAGGAGACCGACCGCATCGCGGCGATGGCGACCGAGCTGCGCAAGGTCGGCGCCGGGGTGGAGGAGGGGCCGGATCATCTGCGCGTGTCGCCGCCGGCGCGGCTCGTGCCCGCAGCGATCGACACCTACGACGACCATCGCATGGCGATGTGCTTCTCGCTGGTCAGCCTCGGCGGCTGCCGCGTGCGCATCAACGACCCGAAGTGCGTCAACAAGACTTTCCCGGACTATTTCGCGGCCTATGCCGGGGTCGCGCGGCCGGTGCCGGTGGTGGCGATCGACGGCCCCTCCGCCTCGGGCAAGGGCACGGTGGCGGAGCGGGTGGCGGCCGCGCTGGGCTGGCACTACCTGGACAGCGGCTCGCTCTACCGCCTCGTCGCCCTCGCCGCGATCCGCGCCGGTGCGCCGCTGGACGACGAGGCGCTGCTCGGCCGGATCGCCGCCGACCTGCCGGCGGGCTTCGCCGGCGGGCGCGCATGGCTGGCCGGCGACGACGTCACCGACGCCATCCGCAACGAGGCATGCTCGGTCGGCGCCTCGCAGGTCGCGGTGCTGCCCGCGGTGCGCAATGCGCTGTTCGACCGCCAGCGGGACTATCGCTGCGGCCCCGGCCTGGTGGCCGAAGGGCGCGACATGGGCTCGGTGATCTTTCCCGATGCGCCGGTCAAGGTCTTCCTCACCGCATCGGTCGAGGCGCGGGCCGGGCGTCGCCATAAGCAGTTGATGGAAAAGGGTTTGGCTGCTAACATGGAAAGCCTTCTGCAGGATCTGCGGGAGCGGGACGCGCGTGATGCCGCCCGCGCCGTGGCGCCGCTGCAGAAGTTGCCGGACGCGGTCCTGCTCGATACGACCAACATGGATGTCGACGAGGCCGTGGCCTTCGTTCTCGATCTCGTGCGGGGTCGCGGGCTGGTCGCCGGCTAG
- the rpsA gene encoding 30S ribosomal protein S1: MSNTTPALEESFAALFEESLALQEMRAGEVITAEVVRIDQNFVVVNAGLKSESYVPIEEFRNDRGELEVNPGDFVHVAIDALEDGFGETRLSREKAKRISAWNDLEKALNDGTLVKGVITGRVKGGLTVMTNSIRAFLPGSLVDMRPVKDTTPYEGKEFEFKVIKLDRKRNNVVVSRRAVLEESMGEERQKLLENLKEGTVVKGIVKNITDYGAFVDLGGIDGLLHITDLAWRRVRHPSEVLNVGDEIEAKVLKFDQEKNRVSLGLKQLGEDPWVGISRRYPQGTRLFGKVTNITDYGAFVEVEQGIEGLVHVSEMDWTNKNIHPTKVVQLGDEVEVMILEIDEDRRRISLGMKQCMSNPWDDFAINHKKGDKVRGQIKSITDFGVFIGLEGGIDGLVHLSDLSWSETGEEAVRRFKKGDEVEAVVLAIDVERERISLGIKQLEGDPYTNFIATHEKNSLVRGTVKSVDARGAVIALGDDVEAYLRASEAAAHRVDDLTTVLKEGDQVEAMVINVDRKTRSINLSIRAKDQAEQSEAMQKLASESSAASGTTNLGALLKAKLNEQKN; the protein is encoded by the coding sequence ATGTCCAACACCACCCCCGCCCTCGAAGAAAGCTTTGCCGCCCTTTTCGAGGAAAGCCTCGCCCTGCAGGAAATGCGCGCCGGTGAAGTCATCACCGCCGAAGTCGTGCGCATCGACCAGAATTTCGTCGTCGTCAACGCCGGCCTGAAGTCCGAAAGCTACGTGCCCATCGAAGAGTTCCGCAACGACCGCGGCGAACTCGAAGTGAATCCGGGCGACTTCGTGCACGTCGCCATCGACGCGCTCGAGGACGGCTTCGGCGAAACCCGCCTGTCGCGCGAGAAGGCCAAGCGCATCTCGGCCTGGAACGATCTCGAGAAGGCCCTCAACGACGGCACGCTGGTCAAGGGCGTCATCACCGGGCGCGTCAAGGGTGGTCTGACTGTCATGACCAACAGCATCCGCGCCTTCCTGCCGGGTTCGCTGGTCGACATGCGTCCGGTCAAGGACACCACGCCGTACGAAGGCAAGGAATTCGAGTTCAAGGTCATCAAGCTCGACCGCAAGCGCAACAACGTCGTCGTGTCGCGCCGCGCCGTGCTCGAAGAGTCCATGGGCGAAGAGCGCCAGAAGTTGCTCGAGAACCTCAAGGAAGGCACGGTCGTCAAGGGCATCGTCAAGAACATCACCGACTACGGCGCGTTCGTGGACCTCGGCGGCATCGACGGCCTGCTGCACATCACCGACCTGGCCTGGCGCCGTGTTCGCCACCCGTCGGAAGTGCTCAACGTCGGCGACGAGATCGAAGCCAAGGTCCTCAAGTTCGACCAGGAAAAGAACCGCGTCTCGCTGGGCCTCAAGCAACTGGGCGAAGATCCGTGGGTCGGCATCTCGCGCCGCTATCCGCAGGGCACCCGCCTGTTCGGCAAGGTGACCAACATCACCGACTACGGTGCGTTCGTTGAAGTCGAACAAGGTATCGAAGGTCTGGTGCACGTGTCCGAGATGGACTGGACCAACAAGAACATCCATCCGACCAAGGTCGTCCAGCTTGGCGACGAGGTCGAGGTCATGATCCTCGAGATCGACGAAGACCGTCGCCGCATCTCGCTGGGCATGAAGCAGTGCATGTCCAACCCGTGGGACGATTTCGCCATCAACCACAAGAAGGGCGACAAGGTCCGCGGCCAGATCAAGTCGATCACCGACTTCGGCGTGTTCATCGGCCTGGAAGGCGGCATCGACGGCCTGGTGCACCTGTCCGACCTGTCGTGGAGCGAAACCGGCGAGGAAGCCGTGCGCCGCTTCAAGAAGGGCGACGAGGTCGAGGCCGTGGTGCTGGCGATCGACGTCGAGCGCGAGCGCATCTCGCTGGGCATCAAGCAGCTCGAGGGCGATCCGTACACCAACTTCATCGCCACCCACGAGAAGAACAGCCTCGTGCGCGGCACCGTGAAGTCGGTCGACGCCCGCGGTGCGGTGATCGCGCTGGGTGACGACGTGGAAGCCTACCTGCGCGCTTCCGAGGCGGCCGCCCACCGCGTCGATGACCTGACCACCGTGCTGAAGGAAGGCGACCAGGTCGAGGCGATGGTGATCAACGTCGATCGCAAGACGCGTTCGATCAATCTGTCGATCCGTGCCAAGGATCAGGCCGAACAGAGCGAAGCCATGCAGAAGCTGGCTTCCGAGAGTTCGGCTGCCTCGGGTACGACCAACCTTGGCGCACTGCTCAAGGCCAAGCTGAACGAACAGAAGAACTGA
- a CDS encoding integration host factor subunit beta, which yields MTKSELIAQLAARFPQLVAKDADYAVKMILDAMSDALARGDRIEIRGFGSFALNYRPPRVGRNPKSGEKVHVPEKYVPHFKAGKELRERVDLCE from the coding sequence ATGACCAAATCGGAGCTGATCGCCCAGCTTGCGGCACGTTTTCCGCAACTGGTTGCTAAGGATGCCGATTACGCGGTCAAGATGATCCTCGATGCGATGTCCGATGCGCTTGCACGCGGCGATCGCATCGAGATCCGCGGGTTCGGGAGTTTCGCTCTGAATTACCGCCCGCCCCGCGTGGGGCGCAATCCGAAGTCGGGCGAGAAGGTGCATGTACCGGAAAAGTACGTGCCCCATTTCAAGGCCGGCAAGGAGTTGCGCGAGCGGGTGGATCTCTGCGAGTGA
- a CDS encoding LapA family protein gives MRALMWFFRLLLFFLLFGFAVKNDHLANLYFFFGWQWQLPLVFVILLSFAAGALIGVTATFASLLRKHREIRRLRRQVERLERDRAEPAAPAPDAVNAETL, from the coding sequence ATGCGCGCCTTGATGTGGTTCTTCCGTCTGCTGCTTTTCTTCCTGCTGTTCGGGTTCGCGGTCAAGAACGACCATCTGGCGAACCTGTACTTCTTCTTCGGCTGGCAGTGGCAGCTTCCGCTGGTGTTCGTGATCCTGCTGAGCTTCGCGGCCGGTGCCCTGATCGGCGTGACGGCCACGTTCGCCTCCCTGCTGCGCAAGCACCGCGAGATCCGCCGCCTGCGCCGCCAGGTCGAGCGGCTGGAGCGCGACCGGGCCGAGCCGGCCGCGCCTGCGCCCGACGCGGTGAATGCGGAGACGCTCTGA
- the lapB gene encoding lipopolysaccharide assembly protein LapB yields the protein MDIEFWWLLALPLFFALGWLAARIDIRQVVQESRALPRSYLNGLNFLLNEQPDKAIDAFVEAVRIDPQTVELHFALGSLFRRRGETDRAIRIHQLLVDREDLDEEQRLQALGELGQDFLKAGLLDRAEAVFLKLRDTRANDVAQQYLLEIYQQEKDWAKAIEIARALPNHESVMWRREVANFHCELAANALANSRFEEVRSHLDDALAVNRRSVRASLLLGDLDVAEGRDEAALEAWKRIETQDPVYLALVAERVMEAYGRLGRQEQGHQLLRAWLENHASLDLLDELFRWELEKHGPKTAYELVREELKRNPTLLGLDKLLEAALLTAPSEQRSDIELIKQLIHGHTRKVARYRCDACGFKARQFHWRCPACGGWETYPPRRTEEFDLTP from the coding sequence ATGGATATTGAATTCTGGTGGCTGCTCGCGCTGCCGCTTTTCTTCGCGCTGGGCTGGCTGGCCGCGCGCATCGACATCCGCCAGGTGGTGCAGGAATCGCGCGCCTTGCCGCGTTCCTACCTCAATGGCCTGAATTTCCTGCTCAACGAACAGCCCGACAAGGCCATCGATGCCTTCGTCGAGGCGGTGCGCATCGATCCGCAGACGGTCGAACTGCATTTCGCCCTGGGCAGCCTGTTCCGCCGCCGCGGCGAGACCGACCGCGCGATCCGCATTCACCAGTTGCTGGTCGATCGCGAGGATCTCGACGAGGAGCAGCGCCTGCAGGCGCTCGGCGAACTCGGACAGGATTTCCTCAAGGCCGGCCTGCTCGACCGGGCCGAGGCGGTGTTCCTGAAGCTGCGCGACACGCGCGCCAACGACGTGGCGCAGCAATACCTGCTCGAGATCTATCAGCAGGAAAAGGACTGGGCGAAGGCGATCGAGATCGCGCGTGCCCTGCCCAACCACGAGAGCGTGATGTGGCGCCGCGAGGTGGCGAACTTCCATTGCGAGCTGGCCGCGAATGCGCTGGCCAACTCCCGCTTCGAGGAGGTGCGCAGCCATCTCGACGATGCGCTGGCGGTCAATCGGCGCAGCGTGCGCGCCAGCCTGCTGCTGGGCGACCTGGACGTCGCCGAAGGGCGGGACGAGGCGGCGCTCGAGGCGTGGAAGCGGATCGAGACCCAGGACCCGGTGTATCTCGCACTGGTTGCCGAACGTGTGATGGAAGCCTACGGTCGCCTCGGCCGCCAGGAGCAGGGGCACCAGTTGCTGCGCGCATGGCTGGAGAACCACGCCTCGCTCGACCTGCTCGACGAGTTGTTCCGCTGGGAGCTGGAAAAGCACGGCCCGAAGACCGCCTACGAACTCGTGCGCGAGGAACTCAAGCGCAATCCGACGCTCCTCGGCCTCGACAAGCTGCTCGAGGCGGCGCTGCTGACCGCGCCGTCCGAGCAGCGCTCGGACATCGAACTCATCAAGCAGCTCATCCACGGCCACACGCGCAAGGTGGCCCGTTATCGTTGCGATGCATGCGGCTTCAAGGCGCGCCAATTCCACTGGCGCTGCCCGGCCTGCGGCGGCTGGGAAACCTATCCGCCGCGCCGGACAGAGGAATTCGACCTGACGCCATGA